CGATCAGACCAGGGCAAGGGTATACCGATTGGATCGAATCCCTGTCAAGGCACGCAGGGGCCGTCGTTCCCCTTCGTCCCGCCGGGCGGGCCGATGGCGCGGCCGAAAGGGTTCTTTCCCGCAGCGGGCCTCCCGGGTAGAATCCGCCGCGGCGGGGGGGAGTCCCGCGACGAGGTGCCGATGCCGGAGCTCAAGCTCGTCGTCCTCGACTGCGACGGCGTGATGTTCGACTCGCGCGAGGCCAACCGCGCGTACTACAGCCACCTGCGCGAGCGCTTCGGGCGGCCGCCGCTGACCGAGGAGGAGCTGGCGTTCGTCCACACCCACAGCGCGCCCGAGTCGGTGCCGTTTCTCTTCCGGGCGTGGCCGGAGGACCTCCCGCGGGTCGACGCGTATCGCGCCGAGGTCGACTACGGGCCGTTCCTGCGGCGGATGGCGATGGAGCCGGACCTGCTGGAGTTCCTCGCCGCGGTGCGCCCGCCGCTGCGCACGGCGATCAGCACCAGCCGCACCTCGACGATGCCCGCGGTGCTGGACTCCTTCGGGCTGCGGCCGCACTTCGACCTCGTGGTGACGGCCAGCGACGTCGAGCACCCCAAGCCGCACCCGGAGGCGCTCCTGAAGATCCTGGCGCACTTCGGGCTCGGCGCCGACGAGGGGATCTTCATCGGCGACTCGCAGGTGGACGTCGGGCACGCCGCGGCGGTCGGGATGCCGCTGATCGCCTTCCGCAGCCCCGGCCTGACGGCCGCGTACCACGTGTCGAGCTTCAGGGAGGTGCTGCGCCTGCCGCCGTTCGCCCGACGTTCGGCCCGCCGCCCCTGACCGTCGCCAGCAGCGCCAGCCCGACGGCGAAGAACGACGCGATCGAGAGGATCGCCGGCCGCTGGCTGCCGAACGCGGCCGAGACCGACCCGAAGACGAGCGGCCCGAGGATCGCCGAGGTCTTGCCCACCAGCGAGTAGACGCCGAAGTACTCGGCCTCCTTCCCCGGCGGGATGAACTGCGTGTAGAAGGCGCGCGTCCCGGCCTGCACCGAGCCGAGCCCGAGGCCCGCGGTGCAGGCGACCGCCCAGAACGAGCGCTTGTCGGGGACGAAGTACCCGGCTACCGCCACCGCCGTCCACAGCACCAGCGAGCCGACGACGACGCGCTTGGGGCCCCAGGTGTCGGTCGGTCGGGCGAGCGCGAACGCGCCGATCAGCGCCGTGACCTGCACGACGAGATACAGCGCGATCAGCTCGCCGGCGCCGAAGCCGAAGGTCGTGGCGGCGAGG
This genomic window from bacterium contains:
- a CDS encoding HAD family hydrolase; protein product: MPELKLVVLDCDGVMFDSREANRAYYSHLRERFGRPPLTEEELAFVHTHSAPESVPFLFRAWPEDLPRVDAYRAEVDYGPFLRRMAMEPDLLEFLAAVRPPLRTAISTSRTSTMPAVLDSFGLRPHFDLVVTASDVEHPKPHPEALLKILAHFGLGADEGIFIGDSQVDVGHAAAVGMPLIAFRSPGLTAAYHVSSFREVLRLPPFARRSARRP